The Salvelinus namaycush isolate Seneca chromosome 5, SaNama_1.0, whole genome shotgun sequence genome segment tagccttggtctctggTCCCGACAGAGAGTACAAACGTTCCCGGGGCGGCGtggtgctagggagaaggtcaatcccgcagtcataggggTGGTGCAGCGAAAGGGAAGTGGCTCgggacttgctgaacacctcccagaggtcctggtactccgtggGATTGGCGGAGAGGTCCGGAGCAActtccgagcccccaggaagacaTCCCGGGCAGGTTGTGCCGACTTCAGACAATGGGCATGTCAGAACGTACTCCAGCCCATGATAGCACCCATAGAGCAGTTGATGAGGGGATTGTGTCACGAGCCAGGAGAAACACAAAACCACTGGAATCTGGGGGGATTTGATAAGCAGGAATTGAATGGTCtcgctgtgattccctgacacacgtaggttgatgggagtggtgttATGGGTGACCCGATCTATAGAGCGCCCATCGCGTGCTCTAACATTCATGGGGatggaggggctgagtggggatgttcagtGTGGCGTCCAAAAAGCTGTCATTGGCTCCagagtcaatgaggacccgaAGAGATTTGAACAGGCAGCTTCTCTCCCGGAGAACGGGGCATCAAATACCTTCCCGGGCAGGTTGTGCAGACTTCAGACAATGGGCATGGCAGAACGTACTCCAGCCCATGATAGAACCCATAGAGTGTCACTGGAGCCAGGAGAAACACAAAACCACTGGAATCTGGGGGGATTTGATAAGCACACAAACCCCTCCAGACTCACGCACGTGGCCGGCTGTCGTTCCCATGCGGTGGTAGCACAAATGAGAGCCCTCCcagacatcagcgtgatgaggtagACTATCTTGGAGcgatccgaggggaaggaggagggctgaagctcgaaaatgagggcacactgagctaaaaACGCCCGACAGGTGCTCGACTCTCCCTTAAAGTGTTCCGGGGGAGGTAAACGGGGCTCCCGGGTAGATGGAGTGGCCGGTGGGGTGGCGCTGCTAACCGCCGAGTTGCTGAGGGGTGGTGGGGTTACCACCGTGGCAGGCTGTCCCCCAGACAACCCGCGGAATAGATCCAGCAGCATGTCCAACGCCCGGTCATGGCGCTCAGCCAACATTTGGACCCCCTCCATAAGACCACAAAGCAATTCCAAGGGTCCTTGGGAAGAGATGGCGTTGCGCAGCTGGcccgggtctgctgggtcagtcatggccagttcgtactatcaggtaggaaggtaagacccagaggcagacaacgtcgaattaacaatggtttaataatccaacaggggcaggcaatagacaggtcaaggcaggcaggagtCAATAAACCaaaggtggggcaacggtaccggacggcaggcaggctcagggtcagggtaagcagaggtcaataatccagaggtggggcaaaggtacaggtcggcaggcaggctcaggggcaggcagagtggtcaggcaggtgggctcagagtcaggacaggcaagggtcaaaagcaggagggcgagaaaaagagagtctgggaaaagcaggagctgagacacaaaaacgctggatgacttgacaaacaagacgaactggcaacagaccaacagagaacacaggtataaatacacagggggtaatggggaagatgggtgacacctggagggggttggagacaatcacaaagacaggtgaaacagatcagggtgtgacagctatcttctgtataccacccctaccttgtcacaacacaactgattggcgcattaagaaggaacgcattaagaaagaaagaaattccacaaatgaacttttaacaaggcacacctgttaattgaaaggcattccaggtgactacctcatgaagctggttgagagaatgccaagtgtgtgcaaagctgtcatcaagacaaagggtggctactttgaagaatctcaaatataaaatatattttgatttgtttaatacttttttggttattacatgattccatgtgtgttattttataTGTGTGatgtccactattattctacaatgtaaaaataaagaataacactgtgatgagtaggtgtgtccaaacttttaactggtactatACATCTAAAACCCTCCTCCCTATTACACCAATTAGATGTATTAAAAaaaacttcttttttttttttttttacaaatgttagaatttttcttacactttgacattacatattattttgtgtatattgttgacaaaaaaatacaattaaatcaattttaatcccactttgtaacacaacaaaatgtggtaaaagtcaaggggtgtgaatatgcATTGTGTATATGTAATTTGGACTGGAAGCAATTGAAAATTAGATCTGTAAAAATAAGATAAATATTTGTAGAAAATCAAAGGGGAGGAATTTTGAAACAATAAAAGGTGTACGATTGATAAGAGAGGACAAGGAACCCATCACACTTGTCTGTATATCTATAGCTCATATCGACAGATATGAGCTATTGAAAATTAGACTTATCACAGGAATTATTCGTATGAATATCAATGCAATATAAAATTGCAATTATAATGGGTGTACTATGGACAAGGGAGGTCAACGATATAAACTGATGTATATGTCATTTGGACTGGAAGCTATTGAAATTTAGATATGTACATTAATTAGTAACCACAGCTGTAAAAAGTAATTCACTTTGATAATAGAGGTCAGGGAACACACCGCACTTGTCTGTACATGTAGAGCGGAAGCCATTAAAAAGGATAATTATGGAATATTCATTTATAAATCAGGGAACTTTAAAATGGGAATTCTAATGGGTGCATCATGGGTTAGAGGCAATAGTGACTTTGCCACAGGTGATTTTAGCTTTCTAGGTCATgcaagtaggctacagtaggttgcgTACGAGTGAGAAAGATCATAGGCCTATTTATGTTTTTTGAGCTCATATTTTTACATAAAATCCATTAAAAATAAACAAGATACAATTTTAAAATGTAATTACTGAGGGATAAACAGTTGGTTTAAGATCTATagattatttaatttaaaaaaaagtttctgTAAACACCAGCTATAGCTGATTGCACTTTTAAGACGGTCCCTCAGCAGCGATTGCATAATATTCCCCTACTGAAATCAACATAGAGCAACTTTTTTTCCAAAGGAAATTAATGGGGTCCTTACCCTCATCTGATAGATATATCACCGAATCATCCTAGGACCTTCTGTCTAAGAGGTATTGACGAGAAAACTGAATATCAAATCAATATACAAACTGAAACCAAATGTACTGTGGTGATAAACCTCCAGTGTTCCACAAATGGCTATTGCAATTATTGGTTTAAGCATAGGCTACTCTAGCTATCCTATAAGATTCGaataattaaaatgtatttataacgTCAACAAAACTTTATATCATGGCCAATTTTCTGCAATTCTTGCCATTTTTTTCTGTTCTTCTTGACAATACAAGCGCGGTTGGGGAATTTATTATGAGTGTGGAAGCAAGTGGAAACTCCCAAAACAGTCTGAGCATGCGCCCAGCATTAGGGACTTTTATTTCAGAAGTTTTGCTACCGCAGCCTATAAAAATGACCGACAACCGATTGCACAGCTCATTTCTCAGTCGAAAAGAAACACACAAAGTGATGCAATGTTGTAATGTAGCCTATATCGTTCTGTCAAATTAACAATTATGTTACAGTGTAACGAAAAAGGCGAGATTTTACCTGGTAAGAAATCACTTTCCTCTAATCTTTCGTGGATTGACAGTTTACAATTTTAGCTATGCGTTAACCGAGATTACAATGGTTCAATCTAAACAAAAAGGGATAGGCCTATGATATATATGTATGGAAGCAATTGATGAAATACAAGAAAACTCTGTATTTAGGCCTACACTATAAACTATACAGTTAGGTGTTAATGTTAAGATCTAAAATGTAATGGAAATGCGTTTGTTAGGAATGTAGGGCAGGCAGGCACGAGATGATGTAATGTTTACAGTCAGAAAGTAGTTTAGATGGGGAACAACCAATGAGAATAACAGGGTCGATGTGAAAGTGATATTTTTGCATTAGCCTACACTACACTTCTTTCATCTTTCCATCACATTTTCTTTCGAATTAATTAAGCAAATGCATATTATTATCATGTTATAACAACACTGAAATATTTGTTTCTGTTATTTTTGCATGCTCTCTCATCCAAGAAAGGAGCTTACAACTTCAGTTACACGCTCTTAGCAAATCTATGTCATGTTGTGCGGTGGAAAGGCTGTGCGTGTACTTGTTGAGCTCCCGGACCATCACAGAGTATGAGAGCCAGGTGATCTGGTCCCAGAGAACAGACATGGAGAAGGCTGCCAAACTGCTCCAGGTGGTGCTGAAGAAGGGTCGCAACGCCTGTCTGCTCTTTTTCGACTCACTAGAAAAGTGTTGCCAGTGCCCACCACAGTTCGAAAGAGTCACCGGCCTCCCAGGTAAGTCTCTTCAAAAGTGTACATTTTTTCATTTGATTAATTGCAAGTAAATTACTTTGGCCTACATGTCTATACTTTTAATGTTGTTTTCATCAACATTTAAATATGGTTATGGATAGTCTAGGCTTACGGTGATTTTGTGattctaaataaaataaaggttaactaaaataaataaatagaaatagTAATGTTATGTGGTATTTAGAGAGGTAGGCTAACTTGGCCTAGATTGCAGCACGTTTTCTTTGTAGTATATGGTGTATGTTATGTATATGGTAAGCCAAATTCTACCCCACTTTACCTTTTGGAAGCACTGGAAACCCAGCACCATTTGGTGTCCGATGCAGGTGAGGCCCAATAATGTTCCAGAGGCTCAAGAATGTTCCATTCCTCATATAAAATCCATTTTTTTAAAAGATAAAGTGTAGGCTTACATCTAAATGGTTTCTCCACGTGTCCAAAACTAAAGCTCATAGAAGGTTTTTACAGTATGTCATCATCATGACGCAACGGGAATCGCCGGGATACTATTGTCAACAACAGGCTATTTCCCATTTTTCAACCTCTTCCCTTTTTTCTCACATCCCAAacaacagagaggaggaggaccaaCACTGCCCCAACTTACGTCATCAACATCAGCCATTCCAATTTGAGTAACTGCATCATTGGAGATGGCAACTTTCAAGGTGTGACAACGTGTATACAACAACCTCAGAGCATGGGTTCAGAGGATTCTAGGCATGGTAAGTTACAGTCAAATTCTCATCAATTCATATAATTAAAGTGATGTGTTACAAGATTCAAGCACATTCACAGATACAAGCACATATAGTTgaattcagaagtttacatacagttaaggttggagtcattaaaacttgtttttcaaccactccacaaatttcttgtttacaaactatagttttggcaagtcggttaggacatctactttgtgcatgacacaagtaatttttccaacaattgtttacagacacagtaattcacttataattcactgtatcacaattccagtgggtcagaagtttactaagttgactgtgcctttaaacagctcagAAAATTctcgaaaattatgtcatggctttagaagcttctgataggcgaaataacatcattttagtcaattggaggtgtacctgtggatgtatttcaaggcctaccttcaaactcagtgcctctttacttgacatcatgggaaagtaaagagaaatcagccaagacctccacaagtctggttcatccttgggagtaataaCAGCCCCCTTGGGAGCaaaggcctgaaggtaccacgttcatctgtacaaacaatagtacgcaagtatgaacaccatgggaccactcagccgtcatatcgctcaggaaggagaagcattctgtctcctagagatgaacgtactttggtgcaaaagtgcaaatcaatcccagaacaacagcaaaggaccttgtgaagatgctggaggaaacgggtacaaaagtatctatatccacagtagaacgagtcctatatcgacataacctgaaagaccgctcagcaaggtagaagccactgctccaaaaccgccataaaaaagccagactacagtttgcaactgcacatagggacaaagatcgtactttttggagaaatgtcctctggtctgatgaaacaaaaatagaactgtttgtccataatgaccattgttatgtttggcagaaaaagggagaggcttgcaagccgaagaacaccatcccaaccgtgaagcacgggggtggcagcatcatgttgtgggggtgctgtgctgcaggaggcactggtgcacttcacaaaatagatggcatcacgaggaggctaaatgatgtggatatattgaagcaacatctcaagacatcagtcaggaagttaaagtttggtcgtaaatgggtcttccaaatggacaatgaccccaagcatacttccaaagttgtggcaaaatggcttaaggacaacaaagtcaaggtattggagtggccatcacaaagccctgacctcaattctatagaaaatgtgtgggcagaactgaaaaggcgtgtgcgagcaaggaggcctacaaacctgactcagttacaccagctcagtcaggaggaatgggccaaaattcacccaacttattgtgggaagcttatggaaggctacccgaaatgtttgacccaagttaaacaacttaaaggcaatgctaccaaatactaattgagtgtatgtaaacttctgacccaatgggaatgtgatgaaagaaataaaagctgaaataaatcattctctcaactattattctgacatttcacattcttaaaatatggtggtgatcctaactgaccttatacagggaacttttactaggattaaatgtcgggaattgtgaaaaactgagtttaaatgcatttggctaaggtgtatgtaaacttccgacttcaactgtatatactattATAATTATTCACTTCTCTTTTTGACCGGCACCGTTGGAGCTCGGAGCTTAAGAATTTCATTTTACCCTTCACTTTACCTTTCGTTAATGAGTTCAAAGAAGCCATTAGATTCATAACTTTCATATACTGTACTGCATTCCATTGATGACTCTATTACAGAGACAATGGGAGGCAACGTCACCAGTGATCACCAGAGAGCAGTACAGGCCTGTCCAGATCCAGAGCTCCAGAGGAGTATCCAGGTCTACGGGTCCCAACTGCAATATGTCATCATCGGGGACAACAACAACCTGCAGGCTGAAGACACACCGGAAGAGGAAGAAGGGGAAGAAGAAAAACTCATTAATGAAAGTAACTGATTAGATTTGTGTAGTGCTTTTCCAGATGTTCAAAGTGGTTTACATTGTATTGGGGAAACTCCCCTCATACACCACCAACTAGTTTCCATTtaaatcatttagcagactcttttatccagagtgacttataggagcaattagggcacatcgacagatttttcatctAGTCGCCTCAGCggttcaaaccagtgacctttcagttactggcccaatgctcttaaccgctcgGTTACCTGCCTCTGGTGCCAAAGGTTACATGTTCGAATCCAGTggtagaaagttgtttttgagatttttgttttaagcctatcccaaaccttaacacttaccttaaccattcagagtaaatgcctaaccttaagatttcggAGTTAAAGCAtacacttaaccctaaccttaaaagtttggagttaatgcctaaacttaaccctaaccgtaaaaatgtggagttaatgcctaaactttaatgtctaaactagttgtTGTGTGGCACTGCATCAGTATCCTATCAGAGCCATACATATATGGCTCTTCTATCCTAGATGCCATCTCctgctgttgtgcccttgagcaagctaCTGCACCACGGTCGACCGTGGCTCTCAATCTCCATAAGTGATATGGGGACAAAATGTATGGCCATTGGCTACATTGTAATGTTCCTTGCTGTGTCGATGAACTTGATTTCTGGGGAATGTATATTTATTGTAAATTGTAGTGTATTGTTTGGATAGTATAACTTAACCCACATAATCAAAGAATGAACCATATTTTTGGTCCGTAGACTTATGGAATAAGTATTGAATCATACAGTACCTACATTACGTTCTGTGAACCCAATGTATAATGACCGCACTGACCACTGCTACTGATAAAGTGCATTTAATTTATTTTAAGTATTTACttgctgcaaaaaaaaaaaaaaagtgctgtTTTACTTTGAATGTATTCTTAATGTATTAATTTAAATGAATGTGTTAGGACATACTGATTTATCTTTACTGAAAATTATACTGTACATATTCACTGTTCTACTAAGTTATCAACATTTGTTGAAATAGGTTatttctatagaaagaaaaagttTATTATAAAAGGTACATAAATTGTTATTGTTTTATATGTCAATACAAAAAAAATCTCAATAATTTGGTTTCTCAATATTATTTTTTTCTTGAAAAGCTGGCATGTCACTTAATGAAATATCCATACAACATTATAAAGGTATTGCATTACATTTGTATTATTCTTTGTCATCATTTCTTCAACTCTCTGGGAGGGAGTTACATCTGGAAGGTTTGAACAGATTAAAGATACAAGCTACACAGCAGTACATGCATGTTGCTGTCACATTTTGGGCTTTCTTTTATGTACCACACAGTAGATCACCTCAACTTATTGTAGTCCATATTTTGTCCTGCAATGACTTGTTTTGTGAGAAACAATCTCTAAGCTAGTTAATAGTAGCCTGGATCCTAACTGAATAGTTCTGTTTCACTTTACCAAACAGAGCAATTTAGTTTGGTTCTAGGCTAAGTTAATAGCCCCAAGTCTAAATGATTTTAGTTGTTATGTAAAGTGTCAAGGAAACACAGACCTGCTCTATGGACGGACATTACTATAAATaatatttacatacagtatgctgAGTCGCTGTGGATTCAATCTGTCACAACAATATGTTAATGATGAGAGAAGAAGGCAGTGTATTTAAGGCAGAAATATAAGGAACAAGACTGGATTTGTAATAGTCACTTTAATATACATACATCCTGATTCCTGGCTCCCGAAATATGCTTCTGCTTCTGGTTTAGAAACAAACTGTATGGTTAAGACACACCACAGTCACACACAACTGATATACAAATTCATGAAGGCATCATTTTGAGGCTTTGAGTTGAACAGTAGAGTAGCGTGTAATACCATTCTTTGCTGCCTATACAATAAAACAGAGGGTGGTTTTAAGCATGTTAAATCATACCATAACTATTGTAAAGCAAAGAAAGACAATTTGAGATCATTTCATATATGCATATATTTCTGGGGGCGCATGCTTGTTACTGGGACAGACTAGATTATTTTTGGGGGCACAGGCTATACAAAATATTGACAAAAAGTGATTTCTACTGTTTGTGTCTGCTTTTGTTATGATTATCTAGCACAATTACTGTACCTGCTCAATGATATCGGGTGTGTTCAACTACCAGTGACAAATACTGTGTCAATACTGTTCCTTCATCATGGCATAGCGTTAgtatcatagaaatagaatgaatagaacaggcttggaagcgctaactctggaaatttgactggtaaactcatctGTACACTCACAATGGCTCCATGGTATTGCGATGCGATAATTTCCATGGTTATTTGGAATGTTCTATCAACTGATGCTGGATTGCCATGGTAATGAAGACTGTTCATTCAAATGACGCTAACTGATGTGACTCAAGCAATGGAATAcattttttgtaatgtcagttgagttgactcaacaaaacatcacagcacagtatGAAGGGTACACATCCTGATTTTACTTCCTGGCATGGGTCTAGGTTGAAGATGACAAAGGTTAAGACAACGGGATTCTAATATCCCATAATAATATACAACAATGGTAGTTAGCAACGGCACTGTTCCCAGATTTATGACGACGTTGTCTTAACCTATATATTTGTGACCTAGGCATGGGTacactcaaaatggctgccagtccacccattatg includes the following:
- the LOC120048509 gene encoding uncharacterized protein LOC120048509 isoform X1; its protein translation is MLQCNEKGEILPERSLQLQLHALSKSMSCCAVERLCVYLLSSRTITEYESQVIWSQRTDMEKAAKLLQVVLKKGRNACLLFFDSLEKCCQCPPQFERVTGLPERRRTNTAPTYVINISHSNLSNCIIGDGNFQGVTTCIQQPQSMGSEDSRHETMGGNVTSDHQRAVQACPDPELQRSIQVYGSQLQYVIIGDNNNLQAEDTPEEEEGEEEKLINESN
- the LOC120048509 gene encoding uncharacterized protein LOC120048509 isoform X2, encoding MSCCAVERLCVYLLSSRTITEYESQVIWSQRTDMEKAAKLLQVVLKKGRNACLLFFDSLEKCCQCPPQFERVTGLPERRRTNTAPTYVINISHSNLSNCIIGDGNFQGVTTCIQQPQSMGSEDSRHETMGGNVTSDHQRAVQACPDPELQRSIQVYGSQLQYVIIGDNNNLQAEDTPEEEEGEEEKLINESN